Genomic window (Williamwhitmania sp.):
ATCCTTAACCGGTTGCTCTTGGCCTTCTGCCGTCTTGTTTTCTTTTGGCTCTTCGCCCTCTTGATGCTTTTTATGCTTGGTCATATCGAAAATCAAATAATATTTTACGCGATGAGGTCAAGGCAAAAAGCTTGCCACTTCGCAAAATGCGACATTTTGTCGGTTTGAATGAAGCTATACGCGACGAATTTGAGCACCCAACTTATTGAGCCGCTCGTCAATCTTTTCGTATCCCCTATCGATCTGCTCAATGTTGTGGATAACAGAGGTTCCCTCGGCAGACATTGCTGCAATGAGCAACGCAACGCCAGCACGAATGTCGGGTGAGGTCATGGTTGTAGCGCGAAGTTTCAACCTGTGCGCCTGACCAATTACTGAGGCGCGGTGTGGGTCGCAGAGAATAATCTGTGCACCCATGTCGATGAGCTTATCTACAAAGAAGAGGCGGCTTTCGAACATTTTCTGATGAATAAGTACGCTTCCTTTTGCCTGTGTTGCCACAACTAGAAATACACTGAGCAGGTCGGGTGTAAGTCCTGGCCACGGTGCATCGGCGATGGTTAGGATGCTGCCATCGATGAACGATTCAATTTCGTAAATGTCGTGGGAGGGAATTAGTATATCGTCGCCCTTACGCTGAAGTTCAATTCCCATGCGTTCGAAGGAGTAGGGGATAATGCCCAAATCGTCGTAGGAGACGTTTTTAATGGTGATTTCGCTGTGGGTCATGGCGGCCATGCCAATGAAGCTGCCAATCTCAATCATGTCGGGCAGTATGGTGTGCTCGGCACCGTGCAGCTCCGTTACCCCTTCAATTGTAAGCAGGTTGGATCCAATCCCCGAGATTTTAGCACCCATGCGGTTGAGCAACTTACAAAGTTGCTGCACGTATGGTTCACACGCTGCATTGTAGATGGTGGTTATCCCCTTGGCCATTACTGCTGCCATTAGGATATTGGCTGTGCCTGTAACCGATGCCTCGTCGAGCAGCATGTAGCAACCCATCAGGTTGTTGGCTTCAACGGCATAGTAGTTTTGGGCAATGCTAAAGTCGAATTTGGCGCCAAGACGCTGAAAACCCAAGAAATGGGTATCGAGCCGCCTACGGCCAATTTTGTCGCCACCCGGACGAGGAATGTAGCCCATGCCAAATCGGGCAAGAAGTGGACCAACAACCATTATGGAACCCCTAAGACTGGCCGCTTTCACACGAAACTCCTCGCTGCGCAGGTAGTTGATATCCACATTGGCCGCTTTAAAGCGGTAGCTGGTTTCACCTAACTTGTGCACCTCAACGCCCATACCCTGAAGTAGCTCAATGAGCTTGTTCACATCAAGGATGTTGGGTACGTTGTGAATGGTCACCTCTTCGGGGGTAAGCAGCACGGCACAAAGAATTTGGAGTGCCTCATTCTTTGCCCCTTGAGGTTGAATTTCGCCGGAAAGCCTTAGGCCTCCTTTAATTTCAAAGGTTCCCATAAAGCCTAGTGGTTTACTTTTTCCGTGGGTGTTGCTGGTGGGGTGGACGTCGCTTTATTTTGCTCGGTACTTGAATTTCGCGTCTATCCTGAAGTTTAAACTCCGGTTTGAGGGTAAGTTTACCTTTAGAGAATTCACCCAAGTCACGTAGAATTAGGTCGTCGGTAACGGAGTCCTTGTTCCAGGTGATGTAAGATTTCTTCATCTGATTGGCGATGGCTAGTACGAGGAGGTCTTTTTCCTCTCCATCTTCCATGGCTGCAACGGTTTTAACCATCGATTCCAACACACGTCCATAATGCTTATGCTTTAGCGTTGATGGGGCATACGGAACAATACGAGGTTTTTCCTGTAATTTCTCGCGAAGCGGGGTAGGGTATGGCGAATCGATATCGAGCTTAAAGTCGGACATAATTGCTAGATGGTCCCAGAGCTTGTGCTTAAAGTCCGGTTGGTCGCGAAGCTGAGGCATGAGTGTACCCATCACGGCAATTATCGATCGGGCGACTAAGTTTCGCTGATCGCGGTCTTCGATGGTCATTGCATAGTCCACCATCTGTTGCACGTTTCTTCCATATTCAGGAAGAAAAAGTTTTGTACGTTGCGTATTGTAGTCCATTATAGTGATTTAGTGTTCAAAAGAGCACCGGAGAGCCGGTAACTTCAACAAGCACAAAGCTAGCACATTAAAAACAATTAACAAAACGATCTTACTGATTTGCAATCTTTAGGCGAGCAAACTTGAGTAATAGTGTCTTTTGCCCCGTGGATGGGAAGAAGACGGTCGCCTTGCGGTTGGCCGAGTCACCCTCGGCTGCCACAACCTTTCCAACGCCAAACCGCTCGTGCTCTACCTGAACGCCGGCAACAATTTCGTTGGGGTCACAATCTCTAAAACTTTTGGCTAATGGCTCGTTAAATTCAACAGGGATATTGGTTGTAGCGGTTTTTATGCTTGAGGTAACCACCTTTTTCTCCTTTGCAGGAATATTTTTTTGGTAGGGGTTGGAAAATGATCCGTAGTTTTTGGAAAATCCACCACCCTGTGTCGAGCGGTTTAGCAGGTTGTTGTCACCATCGTTATCGGGTGCCTCACCCATGTCGAGGTAGCTTTCGTCGATCTCTTTTAGGAAGCGGCTTGGACGGCAAGTGGTGGGCGAACCCCAGCGGTAGCGCTGCATGGCGTAGGATATGGTTGCCCTTATTTCGGCTCGCGTTATGGCAACATAGAATAGCCGTCGCTCCTCCTCCAGCTCTTGCTCGGTGCCCATGCTCATGCGGGAGGGGAAGAGCTCTTCCTCCAGCCCGACCAGATACACATATTTAAACTCAAGCCCTTTTGCAGAGTGGACGGTCATAATGGTGACCTTGTTGCGATCCTCAGGCTTATCTTTGTCGGCATCGGTGAGCAGCGAAACAGTTTCTAGAAAACGATCGAGGGTAAGAGCCTCATCGCTCTCCTCCTCCTTTTTCAACTCTTCGGTAAACTCCCTGATGCTGTTGATGAGCTCTTCTAGGTTTTCCAACTTGGAGACCCCCTCGTTGGTTTTATCCTGCCGGAGGTCGTGAATAACCCCTGACTTGGTGGCAATGGTAAGCGCAAGGTCGTAAGCCTCCAGCGTGGCGATTTGCGATGCCATTTCGCTAATAAGGGCTACGAAATCGGCAAGTTTTCGTGCCGCTGCCTCCTTAACTTCGGGCTCTAGCGTACGGATGTTTTGAGCGGCCTCCCAAATGCTTATTCCGTTTGAAGCAGCAGCAGATTCAACGCGCGCCATGGTGGTATCGCCAATGCCTCGGGCGGGGAAATTTACCACCCGCTTAAATGCCTCATCGTCGTTGTGGTTGAGCACCAGCCGAAAGTAGGAGAGGAGGTCCTTTATCTCCTTGCGCTGGTAGAACGAAAGCCCTCCGTACACCTTGTAGGGAATATTTTTCTTGCGCAGCGAGTCCTCAAAAATTCGCGACTGGGCGTTGGTGCGGTAGAGAATGGCAAAGTCGTGGTAGTTAGCCTGATCGCGGTATATTGTTTCGTGAATGGAGGCGGCAACCATAAGCCCCTCCTCCTGGTCGGTGTAGGCGCGAAGAACCTTTATAAGTTCACCCTCATCGTTTTTTGAAAAGGAAACCTTTTTTATCTGATTCTTGTTCTTGGCAATGATGCTGTTGGCCGCATTCACAATGGTCTGGGTGGAACGGTAGTTCTGCTCCAGCTTAAAGAGTTTGTAGTTAGGGTAGTCGTTTCGGAAGTTGAGGATGTTCTCAATTTTTGCTCCGCGAAACGAGTATATGCTCTGGGCATCGTCGCCCACCACGCAGATGTTGTGGTGCTGGGTGGCTAGCTTATTCACAATCAGGTATTGCGAGTAGTTGGTGTCCTGATACTCATCAACCAGAATATACTGAAACTGTGTTTGGTACTTGGCCAGCACGTCGGGGAAATCGCGAAAAAGGATGTTGGTGTTCAGCAGTAGATCGTCGAAGTCCATGGCTCCCGACTTGTAGCATCGCTGCGCATAGGCTGTGTATATTTCGGCAATCATGGGCATGCGCGAAGCCGCATCCTGAGCTACAGTATGCGAGCTGCTGCGGTAGGCCATGGGGGTAACCAGGTTGTTCTTGGCACTGGAAATGCGACCCAGCACAGCGCCCACCTTGTAAACCTGATCGTCGAGTTTCAAGTCCTTAATGATAGACTTAATGAGGCTCTTGGAGTCGGTGGTGTCATATATGGTGAAGCTCTTGGGATAACCTAGCTTATCGGCTTCGGCACGGAGTATTTGGGCAAAGATGGAGTGAAAAGTTCCCATACGCAGGCGCTTGGCCAACGACTCGCCCACCGTGGAGGCAATGCGCTCCTTCATTTCGCGGGCCGCCTTGTTGGTAAAGGTGAGGGCCAAAATGGAGTAGGGGGCCACTCCCTGATTAAGAAGATGGGCAATCCTGAAGGTGAGCACTCTGGTTTTTCCTGATCCTGCGCCCGCAATTACAAGGCTTGGACCCTTGTAGTTTTCAACAGCTTGACGCTGAACATCGCTTAGTTTACTGAGAAATTCTTCCACGGTTGGTATTCTGATTCAATTAGCATGCAAAGGTAAGCTTGCCCAGTGGAATTACAAACTTGTTTTTGGGGAAGGAATGGTGCTTTGGTATTTATTTACTCTCGCAGCTTGGCATACCGTATCTCGTCCCATAGCTTCCCGTTTTTAAATACTGCCTTCTTAAGCACAGCCTCTCTTGTGAAACCGCACTTTTCTAGCACCCGTTGCGAGGCAAGATTATACTCGAATACGCCGGAGAAAACTCTTACAACATCCAGCATTTCGAATGCAAATTGGGTGGCCAGGTTTACTGCTTGCGGCATTATGCCCCTGTTCCAGTATGGCTCACCAAGGAAATAACCCAGCTCGGCGCTCTTTCGGTAAACATCCGTTCCCTTTGTTAGCCCAACATTGCCCACGTATTCCCCTTCGTAAATAATACCAAAAATGGTGGTGGGATCTTGGGCCATGCACATCTCAACGAAGCTCTTGGCATGTTCCAGAGTGTAGGGGTGAGGAAAGCCATCACGCAGGTTGATGCTTATGTTTTTGTTGTTGGCCAGCTCAGCCATCCGGGGAGCATCGGCCATTACCAGTGGACGAAGGGTGACTTTGCCAGAGGAAGCATGTAGCATGGTTGGTGTTGTTTAAGTAGATTTGATGATTACAAACCCACGCCGGATTTGTGAAAACAAGAGACTAAGAATATTCTCAGTTTTGAAACTATTTCTGTGCCAATAATGAATGGGTTCAAGAGAAACAATAAAATATAGATTAAAAGGACAATTCCCACAAGTGTCGATCGCTGTCATATCCCTGTAAATAGTATCTTCGTGACCCATCTGGGTTGAATTTTATTTCATTGTCAGTCATATAATCTAGGTTAGTTACCAAATCAGATATAGTAATGCTGGTGTATCCGCCATTTGACCATTTAATAACAGCAATAATAGAATTTTCATTATAAACGACTGAATTCACGCCCTCGTTAAATTCTTTTCCAGAAAAGAAAACAATTTCAACAGAATAATAATCTGACCAGACCATTTTTTTGCTACCTGAATGAGAAACAAAAATAGGAGTACGTCCAAATATTGGGGTCTCGCAATAACCAACAGGATTTTTATCGACTACCTCAGACTGGTAACGAGCACTGCATTGAATTACAACTGAGGCTGAGA
Coding sequences:
- the murA gene encoding UDP-N-acetylglucosamine 1-carboxyvinyltransferase, whose protein sequence is MGTFEIKGGLRLSGEIQPQGAKNEALQILCAVLLTPEEVTIHNVPNILDVNKLIELLQGMGVEVHKLGETSYRFKAANVDINYLRSEEFRVKAASLRGSIMVVGPLLARFGMGYIPRPGGDKIGRRRLDTHFLGFQRLGAKFDFSIAQNYYAVEANNLMGCYMLLDEASVTGTANILMAAVMAKGITTIYNAACEPYVQQLCKLLNRMGAKISGIGSNLLTIEGVTELHGAEHTILPDMIEIGSFIGMAAMTHSEITIKNVSYDDLGIIPYSFERMGIELQRKGDDILIPSHDIYEIESFIDGSILTIADAPWPGLTPDLLSVFLVVATQAKGSVLIHQKMFESRLFFVDKLIDMGAQIILCDPHRASVIGQAHRLKLRATTMTSPDIRAGVALLIAAMSAEGTSVIHNIEQIDRGYEKIDERLNKLGAQIRRV
- a CDS encoding DUF4290 domain-containing protein, whose translation is MDYNTQRTKLFLPEYGRNVQQMVDYAMTIEDRDQRNLVARSIIAVMGTLMPQLRDQPDFKHKLWDHLAIMSDFKLDIDSPYPTPLREKLQEKPRIVPYAPSTLKHKHYGRVLESMVKTVAAMEDGEEKDLLVLAIANQMKKSYITWNKDSVTDDLILRDLGEFSKGKLTLKPEFKLQDRREIQVPSKIKRRPPHQQHPRKK
- a CDS encoding UvrD-helicase domain-containing protein, giving the protein MEEFLSKLSDVQRQAVENYKGPSLVIAGAGSGKTRVLTFRIAHLLNQGVAPYSILALTFTNKAAREMKERIASTVGESLAKRLRMGTFHSIFAQILRAEADKLGYPKSFTIYDTTDSKSLIKSIIKDLKLDDQVYKVGAVLGRISSAKNNLVTPMAYRSSSHTVAQDAASRMPMIAEIYTAYAQRCYKSGAMDFDDLLLNTNILFRDFPDVLAKYQTQFQYILVDEYQDTNYSQYLIVNKLATQHHNICVVGDDAQSIYSFRGAKIENILNFRNDYPNYKLFKLEQNYRSTQTIVNAANSIIAKNKNQIKKVSFSKNDEGELIKVLRAYTDQEEGLMVAASIHETIYRDQANYHDFAILYRTNAQSRIFEDSLRKKNIPYKVYGGLSFYQRKEIKDLLSYFRLVLNHNDDEAFKRVVNFPARGIGDTTMARVESAAASNGISIWEAAQNIRTLEPEVKEAAARKLADFVALISEMASQIATLEAYDLALTIATKSGVIHDLRQDKTNEGVSKLENLEELINSIREFTEELKKEEESDEALTLDRFLETVSLLTDADKDKPEDRNKVTIMTVHSAKGLEFKYVYLVGLEEELFPSRMSMGTEQELEEERRLFYVAITRAEIRATISYAMQRYRWGSPTTCRPSRFLKEIDESYLDMGEAPDNDGDNNLLNRSTQGGGFSKNYGSFSNPYQKNIPAKEKKVVTSSIKTATTNIPVEFNEPLAKSFRDCDPNEIVAGVQVEHERFGVGKVVAAEGDSANRKATVFFPSTGQKTLLLKFARLKIANQ
- a CDS encoding GNAT family protein; its protein translation is MLHASSGKVTLRPLVMADAPRMAELANNKNISINLRDGFPHPYTLEHAKSFVEMCMAQDPTTIFGIIYEGEYVGNVGLTKGTDVYRKSAELGYFLGEPYWNRGIMPQAVNLATQFAFEMLDVVRVFSGVFEYNLASQRVLEKCGFTREAVLKKAVFKNGKLWDEIRYAKLRE